One segment of Phragmites australis chromosome 13, lpPhrAust1.1, whole genome shotgun sequence DNA contains the following:
- the LOC133887664 gene encoding small ribosomal subunit protein bTHXc-like has translation MALLAVQGMAMSATAFLPFHHHGAVSSSPFSSYALPATAAFSLSRVTLAVTSATFAPVLDVYCGRGDKKTKRGKRFNHSYGNARPHNKKKGTGPPRLYAPPAPPRKDQFDDGEIIPIEIDEDILE, from the exons ATGGCGCTGCTCGCCGTCCAGGGCATGGCCATGTCCGCCACTGCCTTCCTCCCGTTCCATCACCACGGAGCCGTCTCCTCCTCCCCATTCTCCTCCTACGCGCTCCCCGCCACCGctgccttctccctctcccgcgTCACCCTGGCCGTCACGTCGGCGACCTTCGCTCCAGTTCTTGACG TCTACTGTGGGAGAGGGGATAAGAAGACGAAAAGGGGCAAAAGGTTCAACCATTCATATGGGAAT GCGAGGCCCCACAACAAAAAGAAGGGAACTGGCCCGCCACGGCTCTATGCCCCTCCTGCGCCTCCCAGGAAAGACCAGTTCGATGACGGGGAGATCATTCCAATCGAGATCGATGAGGACATCCTGGAATAG